Genomic window (Dyadobacter fanqingshengii):
ACCAAAAGCCGTTCCGCGAACATGGCTGGGATTCGTGGGGGCAGCCCGATTCCCAATCCAAGCAGGATGCGGTTGAACGCAGTCCTGTGCAGGAATTTGTGGATGCGTTTGAAATGAAAAACGGAAAAGCAATTAACGAAACAGGTTCCGGTTACGATCCGGCCAATCCCTATAAAAACCGGGATCCAAGGTTTGATGCCACAGTACTTTATAATGGTGCAACCTTTTTCGGTGCAACGATATTCATGTACGAAGGCGCACCCATTGATGGCATTAACCTTCCCTATGCAACAATTACGGGATATTTGATCCGAAAAGGCATGAACGAAACCAATAAGGACTATTACGGCAGTTCGGGCAGCGACCAGAACTGGATAGAACTGCGTTACGCCGAAGTACTTTTGAACTATGCCGAAGCAAAAAATGAAGCATCAACATCACCCGACGCCTCTGTTTACGCAGCCATTGAAGCCGTCCGCCAGCGAGCAGGGTTGCTTCCTTACCAGCTTCCAACGGGACTTTCCAAAGTGCAGATGCGTGAGAAGATCCGCCACGAGCGCTTTATTGAATTGGCTTTTGAAGGAAAACGCTATTGGGACCTGAGACGCTGGAAAATTGCCGAGCAAGTGCTGAATGGTAAACAGTTTAATGCGATGTACATTACCAAAAACGCGAATGGTACGTACACTTACAAAGCCAAACCAGTGGATGGTGTGCCTTATATTTTTCAGGAAAAAATGTATTTCATGCCCATTCCGCAGCGCGAGATCGAGAAAAATCCTAACCTGAAACAAAATACCGGCTGGTAAAAAGCCGCTTTTACTGACTTAGCCCATTTCCTATGAAGTCCAAATTTCAGCATATCCTTCTGGCCATCGTTTTCTTGTCAGTCACATTGGTAAAACCGGCTGATGCGCAAGCGCCTAATCCGGGATTTACACCCAAAAATGGCGACCATATCATCTTGCTCGGCAACACATTTGCGGATCGGATGCGCCATTATGGCTATTTCGAAACATTACTCCAAAAAAACTTCCCCGGTAAGCAGCTGACCATGCGCAATATGGGTTGGAGCGCGGATGAAGTGGGTTTACAGCCGCGCCCGCTCAATTTTCCGGGTTTTGGAGAAAAAACAACCAGACTGACCGAAGGCCAGAAGGAGGTGAAATTTCAAGGTTTTACGCACGAAGGCGAGCGCATCATTATGCCCGTTGCGCTCAACTTTGAAGGTTTGAACCAGGATCTTTACGATCAGAAAGCGGACATGATCTTCTTGTGTTTTGGCATGAATGAAGCATTCAAAGGTCCGGCTGGCCTGCCGCAATTTGAAAAAGACCTCAATGTATTTATCCAAAACCTGCAAAAGAACCAGTATAACGGCCGCTCGACTCCTACGCTCGTGCTCGTCTCCCCGATCGCGCATGAAGAGTTGGGTGTAAATTTTCCAAATCCTGCGGAGCACAATAAGAACCTGGAATTGTATACAAAAGCCATGCAAAAAACGGCTTCCGCAAAAGGGCTCTTTTTCATAGATCTGTTCACGCCTTCCTTTGCTAAAATGAAGCAGAAAGGGCAGGAAAAATGGACCATTAATGGCATTCACCTCACTGGCAATGGTTATAGGCTGGCTGCTGAGTGGATGGGACAGTCACTGGGTTTTGGGAAGATGCCTGATATGAACTCAGAAAACAGCAAGAAGCTTCTGACTGTGATCAAGATGAAGGACGATCATTTCTTTTACCGCTGGCGAGCTGTGAATGGTGAATACATTTACGGCCGCAGGAGAGAGCCGTTTGGGGTGATCGCATTTCCTCCGGAGCTTCGGAAATTGAACCAAATGACTGCGTCGCTGGA
Coding sequences:
- a CDS encoding RagB/SusD family nutrient uptake outer membrane protein, which codes for MTKIFAKTLLVVMILMTTACNEEFLERQATESIPEENVFEDPALIQLFVNNMYLDVPGFDHSLYDNITDESRSYWGGGPRNVVQGQWFPDNNPMEYWAYGPVRKTNMFLSKIDAADVEEEQKTNFKGQVKFLRAMLYFNMIKRYGGVPIITEPQGLDDDLFVAKQTTDESFDFVIKELEEAIPLLPETHGTRAVDVGKANRHSAKAFLGRVLTFYASALYNPAGDVSRWQKAALVNKEVMDAGNYKLHGNFRNIMLDKNNEEEIFSVQYQKPFREHGWDSWGQPDSQSKQDAVERSPVQEFVDAFEMKNGKAINETGSGYDPANPYKNRDPRFDATVLYNGATFFGATIFMYEGAPIDGINLPYATITGYLIRKGMNETNKDYYGSSGSDQNWIELRYAEVLLNYAEAKNEASTSPDASVYAAIEAVRQRAGLLPYQLPTGLSKVQMREKIRHERFIELAFEGKRYWDLRRWKIAEQVLNGKQFNAMYITKNANGTYTYKAKPVDGVPYIFQEKMYFMPIPQREIEKNPNLKQNTGW